ACAGTTAGGCACTGCTGATTTTGCTTAATTTTTTCCATAAAAGCGTTCCCACATTCTTTGTAGATCGATATTCATCTGACACGCGGATTTTTTCATCATCCCTTTCGGTCCGTTCGCCCATCGAAATCCCGCGTGCCAGATATGCAAAATTCTTAAAATAATCTATTATCTCTTTTCTTCTAATGTTTGAGCAGCAATCTTTGCTGAATTTTCTGCTCCTTTAGGAACAAAATTTTTTGAAAATTCATTCAATTTTTCCTCAAATTCTTCATAATTCTTCTTAATTTTGGATATTGCATTGATTACTTGAGTGGTTTTTGTGGCGAGTATTCCTAAATTCTTATCTTGTGCCCATAAGATATTGTTTGTATGTTCATCATAAATGGGAATTCCAATAATTGGCTTTGATTTTCCACCCATTATTTCACCCATTACAGTATGTGAACCATTGACAACTGCATATTTACATAAATTTAGAATTGTATCTTTTTCATGCTCTGAAAGAAAACCGATATCTATTTGTATCCAATCTATTTTTTTATCTAGTGCTTCTGAAATTGAATATTTCTTACCATTTTTTCCTGTTACAGAATCTATGTTTGATTCATTTCTTGCATGTGAAATAATTCTTTTTTCATTTCTCATGTCATCATGGTGAAATACTTTTTCATATCTCTGGCCAGTTCCATCATTTGTAGATTTGTTTCCGGTCCTCATCCAATACCCAAATTCATTATTTTCTACTAATTTTTCAAGATCTGTCTTATCTTCATTTCTAATTTGTTTACTAGTGAAATGACCTACATAGATAACTTTCTTTTTAACTTCTTTTATAAAATTTAGATTGTATTCACACATTGTATAAGGAGGTGGAGAATCTGCAACAAGAATTTTTGTTGCTTTTGCAATTTGTTTTGCTACAAAAATTAATGATGGATAAAGATACGCTCTCGAATTGTATAGTTTTGGTCTAAATTGATTTGTTACAAATAAACTTGGAATGTTTCGATTTTTTGCCAAAATATTAGACCCCATGTCTCCATCATTAATTACCAAATCAAATTTTTCCTTGTTGTAGAGTTTTCTTTCATCTCTCAAATAATTTGCAATTTGTCTTACTAATGGTGGGTTTTTTGAAATTGGTAATAACAAATTCATCAAAGACATTGTAACACTTGGACCAAATTTTCCATCAATTGGAGTAGGCATCAATATCTCATGAATTTTCTCTTTTTGGTCTGGAAATTTTTTTAATAATTTTTCATAAACATGATCCTTACTTGAAAAATGAATTTCAAATTTTTCATTAATATAATCTCCTAGTACCTCGTTTAGCCTCATCATTCTAGAATAATGACCACTTCCCCATGGATAGATGAATTCTCCTATTTTGAGCACAATATGGAACCAATTATGCCGTTTAAATTCTCAGTGATTCTCTTCAAATGAATCTAAAATATCATGAACATTGTTAGGTCCTACCTTAACTGAAATCTTTTTCTTTGTTTTAAGGGCACTCTCTACTTCTTTTTTTGCGTAAATTGGAACTTCATTAGAAGTGATAGAGACTATATTTTCTAGTTTTTTGAGATTCCTTTCCAATCCTATCTCTTTTGCATCATTAAACAAACTAGAATCTACTCCAGCAAGTGGTACTATTGGAATTTTCTTTTTTTCAAATATACGTATTAATGAATTATCAATAAAGTTTGAAGAAAATATCAAGGATGATAATGCTATTGACACACGACTGTTTGAATACTTCAACATTATCTCTAAAATTGAATTTACATAAATCAAATAATTTTTAATTCCAGTAGGTTTGATTTTTATCTCAAAGAATTCTAATTCAACATTATCTTGTGCAAGTCTTGGTAGAATTTGATTTATAATTTTAGTTAGATTCATCAATTCTGATTTTTGTCTATAACAAACAATTATCTTTACATCATTTCCTTGTTTAATGGTTTCAAAACATGAGACCGCAGATAATTCATCATATATTGCACAAATTGTTTTCTGATTTTGTAATTCATATGGAATACCGCCATTGCCTTTATCTGAGAAAATACAGATATATGCATAGTTTTTTGTTAAATATGAATACAATAATTTATCATAATTCTCATCTGTTCCAGGATGAGCTCCAAGATTTTGTTTCTTTTCAATAATATTTGACGTGGCAGCAATTTCAACATCTTTAGTAAGAAATCCTTTTGATGTTCCTTCAACTTTTACTAGAAATCTTTCTCCTTTTAGAAGTAGATTTCCACCTGTAGATGTAATTTCTGAAATAATACTTTGAAAATCATTTTTAATCTGTCTTGCAATTGCTATTTTTTCAATTCCAAATAATAGATTGATAGCAGATGATGCAAATACAGGATCATTTGCATCAACTAGAATTATATCCCCATCACGCTTGACTGACTTGAATTGTTGATTTTTTATCTTAAGAATTTTTTTAATATTTGTAATTAGTTGTGGAATTTTATTTTTTGAAAAAATAGTTGGGAAAACTACTACATATGATATTTCATCCATATTTTCTAAATTGAAATCTACTTGTTTATAATTTAGGATAAAATTTCGGGTAATCAATATAAAACAAATACTTTATGGAAAAATGTGGTACAATTTACACAAGAACAAGTAGATGATTTAAACTCTAAAATTAACACAACACAGGAAGCACTTCAGTGGGTTTCTGATAATCTTCATCCCAAGGTTGCAAAAGCTTCTAGCTTTGGTGCAGAAGATGCTGTAGTAATGGATATCATGCTAAAAATTAATCCAAAATTTCGATTCTTTACATTAGATACTGGAAGACTGCCACAAGAAACCTATGACATAATAGATATTGTAAGTAAAAAATACAATATTTCAATTGAAGTTCTCTTTCCTGATACAAAAGAAGTAGAAGACATGGTTAAAGAAAAAGGAATGAATCTATTCTATGAAAGTATAGAGAATAGGAAACTGTGTTGTGATATTCGTAAAGTTCATCCAATGAATAAAATGCTAAAAACTTTGGATGGTTGGATTACAGGATTGAGACGAGAGCAGACCAAAAATCGAGAAAATGTAACAATGTTTCAACTAGATAATGGACATGGTGGAATTCTAAAAATTAATCCAATAATTGATTGGACATGGGATCAAATTCAAGAATATATCAAAAAGAATAATCTACCATACAACAGTCTTCTTGACAAAGGCTATCCTAGTATTGGCTGTGAGCCTTGTACTAGAGCAATAAAGCCTGGAGAAGATATTCGTGCAGGAAGATGGTGGTGGGAACAGGGAGGAAATAAAGAGTGTGGCCTTCATATAGACCCTGAATAGTGGAATAAACATGTCAGAAAATAACTCAATTAAACCGCATGGTGGAATTCTAGTAAACAGAATCGCCAAGGTTGATCCAACTGGACTGTTCTCAATTACAATTACAGAAGATCTTGCAAATGATGTTGAAAATATTGCAGATGGAATATTTAGTCCACTTGAGGGATTTTTGGGACAACAAGACTTTGAAAGTGTTGTTTCACGAGGAAGACTGACAAATGATTTAGCTTGGACCATTCCAATTGTACTTGATGTTGATGAACAAACCGCATCTAAAATGAAAGAATCAAAAGATGTATTGTTAAAAAATCCAGATGGAGTCGGAGTTGCAGTTTTACATGTTGATGAAACATATTCTTTTGATAAAGAAAAAACTGTTCGGGGAGTATACGGAACAAATGATAACTCTCATCCAGGTGTTGCAAAGACAATGTCAATGCAGAATTACTTGATAGGAGGAAAGATTGACTATATTCAAAGACCAACTGATACTGAAATTAGGAAAAATAGACTAACACCAAATCAGACACGAGAAGCATTTACCAAAGTAGGATGGAAGACAATTTGTGCATTTCAAACAAGAAACCCTCCACATGTTGCACATGAGATGCTACAAAAGACATCAATTACTACACGGGATGGAGTATTTGTCAATCCAATTATTGGCAAGAAAAAGTCAGGCGACTTTGTTGATGAAGTTATTATAAAATGCTATGAAACCATGATAAAATTATACTATCCAGAAAACAGATGTATGCTTGGAACTCTACACACTGAAATGAAATATGCTGGTCCAAAAGAGGCAATTCATCATGCAATTATGAGACAAAATTATGGATGTACACATATCATTATTGGACGAGACCATGCGGGTGTTGGGACATTTTATGATCCTTTTGCTGCACAAAAAATCTTTGATGACTATCCAGAACTGGAAATTACTCCAGTGTTTTTCCCACCATTCTTCTATTGTAAGAAATGTCTTACATATACAACTCCTAAAGCATGTCCACATGGTGATGATGACAAAGAGCAAATCAGTGGAACTAAACTAAGAGAGATGATTCAAAATGGTCAAGCACCTTCTGAATTTATTCTAAGACCAGAAGTAGCTAAAGTAATTTTAAATCATCCAAAACCATTTGTTGATTAGATTTTTATTCAATCAAACTTGTTTCTGCTTGTGAAGTATCTGTTTGCAGTATTGTTTTTAGGACTTCTCATCACTCCCGCATTTGCCCAAGAAGTAAAAAACCCGTCACTGCTCATTGATACAATAGAGATTCCTGCAGATGAGTTCAACAGAGTCTTGCGAGATGCGCCAATAGTATCCCTTGATGACGTTCATGCCGTTAGCTGGCAGGTGACAATTGATAACAATCTGCTATATGCAAATCCAAACGGAAACGCAGTTCTCAGAATATATGATGAGGAGACTCACGATGAATTTGTCGAAGTTGGCATGGGACCTCAGCCTGACAACAAGTTTTGGGTTGCAGTCCAAACTCCAAAAGAAGGATACGTCGTAGTTCACAGTGCTCAGGACAGGGGCTGGTACCCGCAAGCCAAGTCCATCGTATCATTTACTGACAGGGCAGGACTTACCGTGAATAATGGGGCAAGAATTGTAGTTACCAATTTGGATATTGGCACGTTTGCAATCGATTCGTATTCAGTACATGGGATGGAGGGCTCCACTGATCCTCCGGCAGTTAACTCTGGGAGCATGACTATAGAAATTCTTTCAGGCGATCCTGCAAAGAATGTGTTTGCACTGTTTCCATTTTACATAGCAGCAGGTGTTGGAATAATAGTCGGAGTGTTGTTTCTAACTAAGAAGCGTTCTTAGTTTTGTAATATTTGCAGCTTTTTTTAATCTTACAGACATCACACATTGGAGAAATAGGCTTGCAAATATTTTGGCCATACATTACAAATGTATCATTAATATCAATCCAGTACTTTTTTTGAATTTTCTTCATTAATTCTTGTTCTGTATCTTCAGGATTTTTAGTATCGACTAATCCTAATCTGTTTGAGATTCTATGAACATGAATATCTACTGGAATTGCAGGCTTTTCAAATGCATACACTAGTACACAGTTAGCAGTCTTTCTTCCAACTCCTGGAAGCTGAACCAAAGTATCCAGATCATCTGGAACCATTCCTTTGTATTTTTTGTCAATAATCTTTGCAACCTCGATTATTCTTTTTGATTTTACATGATAGAATCCAATTGATTTTATAATTTTCTCTACGTCTTTTATCTTCGCTTTTGCAAGTTCCTTTGGATTTTTGTATTTTAAGAATAATGCTTTTACTGCTTTTGTTGTAGCTTCATCTTTAGTTCTAGCAGAAAGTATTGTTCCAATTAAAATACTAAAAGGACCAGTTTCTGCATCATGAAGATCTTGTAATGCTGTAATTCTTGGTGGCTTTACAGAATTCATTGTCTCAGTCATTCCACGAAGAATTTTTTCCATTTTCAACAAAGATCTACGTACAAGTATTATAACTGTAATAACAAAGATTTCCATTGGAACTAACTAGAGACGAAGAATCTGCACTAAAAGGCGAACAAGGAGAAATTATGCAGATGGCATATAGAATTTTAGTTGCAACAGGCGAGGCAACTGATGCTGAGAAATTAATCCCAATCGAATGGGCTCATCTTTCTGGTGTAAATTATAACACAATTGGTGATGCAGGCGAAGAGTTTCTCTCTAATATTAGCAAAAATGCGAGAGTTTCAGTAAAAACAACTCTTAATCCAATGGGGTTTGATATTGACAATGTTGCAAACTATGGATTAGATGAAAATTTTATCTCAAAGCAACTGTCTATTAGACATTCATATGAAACAATGGGTGTAGTTCCTTCATTTTCATGCATTCCTTATGAAATTTTTGATATTCCAAAAAAAACACAGTAGCATTTGCAGAATCTAATGCTGCAATTCATGCAAACTCTTATGATAATCTAAAAACAAACAAAGAAAGTGCATTTAGTGCACTTGCAAGTGCAATAGTTGGAAAAAGTCCTTACTCTTCAATAAGAAAAGATGATACTCCAAACATTACAATTAACATGAAAAAAAATCCAAATGAACATATGGAGGATTTTTTGCAGGAAAAGTTGGAGATACATCTGTAAATATCTCTGGTCTTGCAGAGATGGATAAAAGACAACGCAAAGCAATGTGTTGGAATGGGCACATCAGGAACCTGCGCTAAATTATTTTTGGTGATGGCGATTCTAATTGTGAAAAAATAGATTTTGATGAAAAAGATATGCGAAATGTTCATGATGAGCTAAATACTGCAGAAAAAGGTGATTTGATTACACTTGGTAGTCCGCAATTAGGTTTAGATGAGATATCTGATCTTACAAGTATGCTAAAAGGTAAATCATTTCAAAAGAGATGTATGATTTTTTGTCCTAGAACTGTAAAGGACCAAGCAAAAAAAATTGGATACACAACAGAACTTGAACGTGCAGGATGTGAAATTCTTTCTGATTGTTGTACGTGTTTAACACCTTTGATAAATAAAGAAAATGTTGATTCAGTCACTACAAATAGTATCAAGGGTGCATTTTATCTTAAAAATTCTAATGGTGTAGATGTAAATCTAAAATCCTTATCACAAATAGTTCAAGATGAAACAAGATGAACAAAATTCTAGTTGCAGGACAAGTTCAAGGAATTGTTTTAAAATCTGAAAATCCAATTAATTTTCTAGGAACTGTTGATAAAAAAACAGGAATTATCAGCGATAACAATCATGATCTTTTTGGAAAATCAATAAAAGATGTAATTCTTGTATTTCCTTCAGGAGTAGGTAGTAGCGTTGGTGCCTATACAATTTATTCAATAAAATCAAACAATTCTGCACCTCTTGCAATGATATGTCTAAAAGCAGATCTTACAGTAGCAACTGGATGTGCATTAGCAAATATTCCATTAATTACAATTTCAGATGAAGAATTCAATTCTATTAAAAATGGAATGAAAATATCCCTTGATACCGAGTCTTCTAATCTAATTCAGTATCAGTAAACTTTTCAATTTCTAAATCTCCAATACTAACTTCTTTAATCTGACTTTTACCAGATGGTAAGACACGTACAAATTCATCAAGATTGATTTTCCTTGTTATGTCTTCATGCATTTTTAAAAACTCTATTCGTAATTTTTTTGCAACATCAACCAATTCTAATCCATGTGGTTCAATTATTGCATAACAAATAGAATTTTTTTTAATTGGCTCTGGCGGACCACATGTTAAGACATAATCTTCATCTTGTGGTATGATTCCAACTGCAAGTTTGAGTGTATCTGATTTGATAAAATTTCTTTGTCCCTCAATTGTAAAGGAACCTTTTGGTAGAAATTCTCCACTTGGAGCAGATTTTTTTACTTGTTCTGGTTTTACCCAAAAAGCACTAACACCGTACATTCCTTCTTTCCATGCACGACTAAAACAAACAGTGGCATGTGCAACTTCATTCATACTTCTATCTGGTGCATTTTCTGCTTCTTTTAGAATGAAAAATGGCGAACCAAAAATATCACCATGAAATATTTTATCATTTTTTACTAAATGCTTT
This genomic window from Nitrosopumilus ureiphilus contains:
- the sat gene encoding sulfate adenylyltransferase, which encodes MSENNSIKPHGGILVNRIAKVDPTGLFSITITEDLANDVENIADGIFSPLEGFLGQQDFESVVSRGRLTNDLAWTIPIVLDVDEQTASKMKESKDVLLKNPDGVGVAVLHVDETYSFDKEKTVRGVYGTNDNSHPGVAKTMSMQNYLIGGKIDYIQRPTDTEIRKNRLTPNQTREAFTKVGWKTICAFQTRNPPHVAHEMLQKTSITTRDGVFVNPIIGKKKSGDFVDEVIIKCYETMIKLYYPENRCMLGTLHTEMKYAGPKEAIHHAIMRQNYGCTHIIIGRDHAGVGTFYDPFAAQKIFDDYPELEITPVFFPPFFYCKKCLTYTTPKACPHGDDDKEQISGTKLREMIQNGQAPSEFILRPEVAKVILNHPKPFVD
- a CDS encoding aconitase X, with the translated sequence MRNVHDELNTAEKGDLITLGSPQLGLDEISDLTSMLKGKSFQKRCMIFCPRTVKDQAKKIGYTTELERAGCEILSDCCTCLTPLINKENVDSVTTNSIKGAFYLKNSNGVDVNLKSLSQIVQDETR
- a CDS encoding glycosyltransferase, yielding MLKIGEFIYPWGSGHYSRMMRLNEVLGDYINEKFEIHFSSKDHVYEKLLKKFPDQKEKIHEILMPTPIDGKFGPSVTMSLMNLLLPISKNPPLVRQIANYLRDERKLYNKEKFDLVINDGDMGSNILAKNRNIPSLFVTNQFRPKLYNSRAYLYPSLIFVAKQIAKATKILVADSPPPYTMCEYNLNFIKEVKKKVIYVGHFTSKQIRNEDKTDLEKLVENNEFGYWMRTGNKSTNDGTGQRYEKVFHHDDMRNEKRIISHARNESNIDSVTGKNGKKYSISEALDKKIDWIQIDIGFLSEHEKDTILNLCKYAVVNGSHTVMGEIMGGKSKPIIGIPIYDEHTNNILWAQDKNLGILATKTTQVINAISKIKKNYEEFEEKLNEFSKNFVPKGAENSAKIAAQTLEEKR
- a CDS encoding endonuclease III domain-containing protein, which codes for MEKILRGMTETMNSVKPPRITALQDLHDAETGPFSILIGTILSARTKDEATTKAVKALFLKYKNPKELAKAKIKDVEKIIKSIGFYHVKSKRIIEVAKIIDKKYKGMVPDDLDTLVQLPGVGRKTANCVLVYAFEKPAIPVDIHVHRISNRLGLVDTKNPEDTEQELMKKIQKKYWIDINDTFVMYGQNICKPISPMCDVCKIKKSCKYYKTKNAS
- a CDS encoding thiamine biosynthesis protein, which produces MDEISYVVVFPTIFSKNKIPQLITNIKKILKIKNQQFKSVKRDGDIILVDANDPVFASSAINLLFGIEKIAIARQIKNDFQSIISEITSTGGNLLLKGERFLVKVEGTSKGFLTKDVEIAATSNIIEKKQNLGAHPGTDENYDKLLYSYLTKNYAYICIFSDKGNGGIPYELQNQKTICAIYDELSAVSCFETIKQGNDVKIIVCYRQKSELMNLTKIINQILPRLAQDNVELEFFEIKIKPTGIKNYLIYVNSILEIMLKYSNSRVSIALSSLIFSSNFIDNSLIRIFEKKKIPIVPLAGVDSSLFNDAKEIGLERNLKKLENIVSITSNEVPIYAKKEVESALKTKKKISVKVGPNNVHDILDSFEENH
- a CDS encoding aconitase X swivel domain-containing protein, whose amino-acid sequence is MNKILVAGQVQGIVLKSENPINFLGTVDKKTGIISDNNHDLFGKSIKDVILVFPSGVGSSVGAYTIYSIKSNNSAPLAMICLKADLTVATGCALANIPLITISDEEFNSIKNGMKISLDTESSNLIQYQ
- a CDS encoding phosphoadenylyl-sulfate reductase, with the translated sequence MVQFTQEQVDDLNSKINTTQEALQWVSDNLHPKVAKASSFGAEDAVVMDIMLKINPKFRFFTLDTGRLPQETYDIIDIVSKKYNISIEVLFPDTKEVEDMVKEKGMNLFYESIENRKLCCDIRKVHPMNKMLKTLDGWITGLRREQTKNRENVTMFQLDNGHGGILKINPIIDWTWDQIQEYIKKNNLPYNSLLDKGYPSIGCEPCTRAIKPGEDIRAGRWWWEQGGNKECGLHIDPE